Proteins co-encoded in one Chitinophagales bacterium genomic window:
- a CDS encoding gliding motility-associated C-terminal domain-containing protein, whose amino-acid sequence MTSHYFSKIIWLSFLIWIFSAICVTSPSIFAKNQAPLYQNKYVEGKLYVEVKARYQSMNWEYDEALDKPKNHGLKRWILQYQVTKIEKLTTDKAKNAYFFYFKKSNLTTSFLQTLSNLPYIEKATQIPNTTLAEHNLYTSSDLASHKPNSVLIPNAFSPNSDQSNDYFEVKGQNLLAYELQIINRLGESICKVNETNTYGWDGTIKGKEVPVGIYAYYGWVRFEDGETKILKGYLTLIK is encoded by the coding sequence ATGACCTCACATTACTTCTCTAAAATTATTTGGCTGTCCTTTTTGATTTGGATATTCTCTGCAATCTGTGTGACTTCTCCCTCCATTTTTGCAAAAAATCAAGCACCTCTCTATCAGAATAAATATGTAGAAGGAAAATTGTATGTAGAAGTAAAAGCACGCTACCAAAGCATGAATTGGGAATATGATGAAGCGCTCGACAAACCAAAAAATCATGGATTGAAGCGGTGGATATTGCAGTATCAAGTGACCAAAATCGAAAAATTGACGACAGATAAAGCCAAAAATGCCTATTTTTTTTACTTCAAAAAGTCAAACCTAACCACTTCTTTCCTCCAAACTTTAAGCAATCTGCCCTATATAGAAAAAGCTACCCAAATACCAAATACAACACTTGCAGAACACAATCTTTACACTTCATCCGACCTTGCTTCTCACAAACCAAACTCTGTATTGATTCCCAATGCGTTTTCTCCAAATAGCGACCAATCCAATGATTATTTTGAAGTTAAGGGTCAAAATTTATTGGCTTATGAACTCCAAATTATTAACCGCTTGGGAGAGTCTATTTGTAAGGTAAATGAAACAAATACTTATGGTTGGGATGGAACTATTAAGGGGAAAGAAGTTCCTGTGGGTATTTATGCCTACTACGGTTGGGTTCGTTTTGAAGATGGAGAAACAAAAATATTGAAGGGATATCTGACCTTGATAAAATAA
- the ung gene encoding uracil-DNA glycosylase, whose protein sequence is MFNAFNKVPFDKVKVVILGQDPYKNPGEAMGLSFSVPKGVRVPPSLRNVYKELESDIAGFVAPKHGDLTDWAEQGVLLLNATLTLEQKKSNSHSTIGWQRFTDAVIKKLSDGRSGVVFMLWGNFAKTKADLIDQNKHLVLTAAHPSPMAGGAFFGNKHFSKANTYLQQQDQTPIDWTLK, encoded by the coding sequence ATCTTCAATGCTTTCAACAAAGTACCTTTCGACAAAGTGAAAGTGGTGATTTTGGGGCAGGATCCTTACAAAAACCCCGGTGAAGCAATGGGTTTGTCTTTCTCCGTTCCAAAAGGTGTCCGAGTACCGCCTTCTCTGCGAAATGTTTACAAAGAATTGGAGTCTGATATTGCAGGTTTTGTTGCGCCAAAGCATGGCGACTTGACCGATTGGGCTGAACAAGGAGTACTTCTACTAAATGCTACCTTGACCTTGGAGCAAAAGAAGTCCAATTCTCACAGCACTATTGGCTGGCAACGATTTACGGATGCGGTCATCAAAAAACTCTCGGACGGACGTTCTGGAGTTGTATTTATGTTGTGGGGTAATTTTGCGAAGACCAAAGCCGATTTGATTGACCAAAACAAACACTTGGTATTGACAGCAGCGCACCCTTCTCCAATGGCAGGCGGCGCGTTTTTTGGCAACAAACACTTTTCAAAAGCCAATACTTATTTGCAGCAGCAAGACCAAACACCGATTGATTGGACATTGAAGTAG
- a CDS encoding acyl-CoA dehydrogenase: MNFKLTEEHLMIRDAARDFAQNECKPGVIDRDTHKTYPAEQVRRMGELGFLGMMVDPKYGGSGLDTISYVLAMEEISKVDASCSVIMSVNNSLVCWGLETFGNEEQKEKYLPRLAKGEMVGAFCLSEPEAGSDATQQRTTAIDMGDHYLVNGTKNWITNGGTAGIYMVIAQTDVDKGHRGINALIIEKDWEGVSHGAKEDKLGIRASDTHSVMFQDVKVPKENRIGEDGFGFKFAMKTLSGGRIGIAAQALGIASGAYELALAYSKERKAFGKPISHHQAIAFKLADMATEIEAARLLCLKAAYLKDTHQNYDLASSMAKVFASEVAMKTTTEAVQVHGGYGFVKEYHVERLMRDAKITQIYEGTSEIQRVVISRTILKD; the protein is encoded by the coding sequence ATGAATTTTAAACTCACCGAAGAGCATTTGATGATCAGAGATGCGGCAAGAGATTTCGCTCAAAATGAATGTAAGCCAGGTGTAATCGACCGAGATACCCACAAAACCTATCCTGCTGAACAAGTGCGCCGTATGGGAGAGTTGGGGTTTTTAGGGATGATGGTGGACCCCAAATATGGTGGAAGTGGACTCGATACGATTTCGTATGTGTTGGCAATGGAAGAAATCTCTAAGGTAGATGCATCGTGTTCGGTAATCATGTCGGTGAACAATTCTCTCGTATGCTGGGGATTGGAAACATTTGGCAATGAGGAACAAAAAGAAAAATACTTACCTCGATTGGCAAAAGGTGAAATGGTAGGAGCATTCTGTCTATCCGAACCTGAAGCAGGCTCGGATGCCACACAACAACGCACAACAGCGATAGACATGGGCGATCACTACTTGGTGAATGGGACTAAAAACTGGATTACAAACGGCGGAACAGCAGGCATTTACATGGTAATCGCACAAACTGACGTGGACAAAGGACACCGAGGAATCAATGCGCTGATTATCGAAAAAGATTGGGAAGGGGTGAGTCATGGAGCAAAAGAAGACAAATTGGGAATCAGGGCTTCTGATACACATTCGGTGATGTTTCAGGATGTGAAAGTACCCAAAGAAAACCGAATTGGAGAGGATGGTTTCGGCTTCAAATTTGCGATGAAAACCCTTTCTGGTGGACGTATTGGCATTGCTGCTCAAGCTTTGGGAATTGCTTCTGGTGCTTATGAATTGGCTTTGGCTTACTCCAAAGAAAGAAAGGCTTTTGGCAAACCAATTAGTCACCATCAAGCGATTGCCTTCAAATTGGCGGACATGGCTACCGAAATTGAAGCTGCCCGCTTGTTATGCCTCAAAGCGGCTTACCTCAAAGATACACACCAAAACTACGACCTAGCTTCCTCTATGGCAAAAGTGTTTGCCTCAGAAGTGGCCATGAAAACCACAACAGAGGCGGTGCAAGTACATGGCGGTTATGGCTTTGTAAAAGAATACCATGTGGAAAGATTGATGCGAGATGCCAAAATCACCCAAATATATGAAGGAACTTCTGAGATTCAAAGGGTGGTGATTTCAAGGACAATTTTGAAGGATTGA